The following coding sequences lie in one Crassostrea angulata isolate pt1a10 chromosome 10, ASM2561291v2, whole genome shotgun sequence genomic window:
- the LOC128164860 gene encoding FYN-binding protein 1-like isoform X7 produces MDVNKARPGTFSKPRSALQEDKNLGGNVGRSQPGNTISSCDVTPTTQRANARESSSTSFTSKRNSKLNIPAAFLADKQEPAMNRPPVVPKKIVSTPVEENKPGMTPKPALKPKVPMDKESSVATILRTINNAQSNRSHENGDISNTESETVKKPINPFLALDREKKVESSTNKPVTPVKPLGRSDSDKPVPPWKMPKPAESDKPTPPWKVPKPDTDSEKPVPHAWKARASQEQSSENKSENVPPWKAKKFPVDTNNVSEEKPVPLWKQKNLQNKPETLNKPEANKSDSPPTPSWKANTEPLAKDGNKQPPSKLKSPFLADKSELNAVIGRLNRTSSASSDEPPPVLRNLKQKKSIKRKSLTRTFDQKKFYAVDIQTVETDNNPPPKPAKMFGAVNIDIIVERYKARLAPSSGVKTEPSPEAEVEEELEVDELYEELPEEPVAVRRRSEGQNNSRASKAVSLIPEMASDEEEEEYDDTAIVVATPQASLPPPPPKDLPPLPGIPSRARPPPPLIPTPSDANDDLDQEEYADAEAGGIEEEGLEQDDVYEPLDEIQEELNKKEEEERKKQQDEKKAEKERKEREEREKKEEQKRLKAEKKRQEEEKKRQEKEMKALKKKFNIQPSDLDSPQGEGDIKEDDKGGKNSLEVKKGTRVQLIRLTDNPKGKWLVKLAVTGLVGYVESSNVEVDNNLIKSESLGPQIKFVKNKLYVRVSICII; encoded by the exons GATGTAAATAAAGCAAGACCTGGGACTTTCTCAAAGCCAAGATCAGCCCTTCAGGAAGATAAAAACTTGGGAGGGAATGTAGGCAGATCACAACCAGGAAATACAATTAGTAGCTGTGATGTCACACCAACAACCCAACGTGCAAATGCAAGAGAGTCTTCATCAACGAGCTTTACCAGCAAGAGAAACAGTAAATTAAACATTCCTGCTGCATTTTTGGCAGACAAGCAAGAACCAGCCATGAATAGGCCGCCAGTAGTTCCGAAGAAAATTGTGTCAACTCCTGTGGAGGAGAACAAACCGGGGATGACTCCTAAGCCGGCATTAAAACCCAAAGTTCCTATGGATAAGGAATCAAGTGTAGCTACAATACTCAGGACCATCAATAATGCGCAGAGTAATCGGTCACATGAAAACGGTGATATTTCAAACACGGAAAGTGAAACAGTGAAAAAGCCTATAAATCCATTTCTAGCATTAGACAGAGAAAAGAAAGTGGAAAGTTCAACTAATAAACCTGTTACTCCTGTAAAACCATTGGGTAGGTCAGATTCGGATAAACCAGTTCCACCATGGAAAATGCCAAAACCTGCAGAATCAGACAAGCCTACACCACCTTGGAAGGTCCCTAAACCAGACACAGACTCAGAAAAACCGGTGCCTCATGCATGGAAAGCCAGAGCTTCTCAAGAACAGAGCTCTGAAAACAAGAGTGAAAATGTTCCACCATGGAAAGCAAAAAAATTCCCAGTGGACACCAACAATGTGTCGGAAGAAAAACCTGTGCCATTGTGGAAGCAGAAAAACCTCCAAAACAAGCCGGAGACATTAAATAAACCAGAGGCAAATAAATCTGATTCTCCCCCCACTCCATCTTGGAAAGCAAACACAGAGCCTTTAGCAAAAGATGGCAACAAGCAACCACcaagtaaattaaaaagtcCATTCCTAGCGGACAAATCGGAGCTTAATGCGGTTATAGGTAGATTGAACAGAACAAGTAGTGCATCATCAGATGAACCACCCCCTGTGCTTCggaatttaaaacagaaaaagtcAATCAAGCGGAAATCTTTAACTAGAACTTTTGATCAGAAGAAGTTTTACGCAGTAGACATACAGACTGTGGAGACGGATAACAATCCGCCTCCGAAACCTGCCAAGATGTTCGGTGCTGTAAACATTGACATCATTGTGGAGAGGTACAAGGCTCGACTTGCTCCTTCATCAG GAGTGAAAACAGAGCCCTCTCCTGAGGCTGAGGTGGAGGAAGAGCTTGAGGTGGATGAACTTTACGAGGAGCTTCCGGAGGAGCCAGTGGCAGTGAGGAGAAGGTCCGAGGGACAGAATAATTCTAGAGCCTCAAAGGCAGTTTCTCTTAT ACCAGAAATGGCGTCTGATGAAGAAGAGGAGGAGTATGATGATACGGCCATTGTTGTAGCCACCCCTCAAGCTAGTCTTCCTCCACCCCCTCCAAAAGACCTCCCCCCACTCCCTGGAATCCCTTCAAGGGCCAGGCCACCACCCCCACTGATACCCACACCATCAGATGCAAACG atgaccttgatCAGGAGGAGTATGCAGATGCTGAGGCCGGGGGAATA GAAGAAGAGGGTTTAGAACAGGATGATGTGTACGAACCACTAGATGAAATTCAAGA GGAGTTGAATAAAAAGGAggaagaagaaagaaaaaaacaacaagatGAAAAGAAGGCTGAGAAAGAAAGGAAAGAGAGGGAAGAAAGGGAAAAGAAAGAGGAGCAG aaaagGTTGAAAGCTGAAAAGAAACGACAAGAAGAGGAAAAGAAACGACAAGAGAAGGAGATGAAAGCTTTAAAGAAAAAGTTCAAT ATTCAACCCTCCGACCTTGACTCACCTCAAGGTGAAGGTGATATCAAGGAAGACGACAAGGGAGGTAAAAACAGTCTAGAAGTCAAAAAGGGCACAAGAGTTCAGTTAATCCGTTTAACTGATAATCCAAAGGGGAAATGGCTGGTGAAATTAGCAGTTACTGGATTGG TTGGATATGTAGAGTCCAGCAATGTAGAAGTGGACAATAATCTCATTAAATCG GAAAGTCTTGGGCcccaaataaaatttgtaaaaaataaattatatgttagagtgagtatatgtattatataa
- the LOC128164860 gene encoding FYN-binding protein 1-like isoform X6: MDVNKARPGTFSKPRSALQEDKNLGGNVGRSQPGNTISSCDVTPTTQRANARESSSTSFTSKRNSKLNIPAAFLADKQEPAMNRPPVVPKKIVSTPVEENKPGMTPKPALKPKVPMDKESSVATILRTINNAQSNRSHENGDISNTESETVKKPINPFLALDREKKVESSTNKPVTPVKPLGRSDSDKPVPPWKMPKPAESDKPTPPWKVPKPDTDSEKPVPHAWKARASQEQSSENKSENVPPWKAKKFPVDTNNVSEEKPVPLWKQKNLQNKPETLNKPEANKSDSPPTPSWKANTEPLAKDGNKQPPSKLKSPFLADKSELNAVIGRLNRTSSASSDEPPPVLRNLKQKKSIKRKSLTRTFDQKKFYAVDIQTVETDNNPPPKPAKMFGAVNIDIIVERYKARLAPSSGVKTEPSPEAEVEEELEVDELYEELPEEPVAVRRRSEGQNNSRASKAVSLIPEMASDEEEEEYDDTAIVVATPQASLPPPPPKDLPPLPGIPSRARPPPPLIPTPSDANDDLDQEEYADAEAGGIEEEGLEQDDVYEPLDEIQEELNKKEEEERKKQQDEKKAEKERKEREEREKKEEQKRLKAEKKRQEEEKKRQEKEMKALKKKFNIQPSDLDSPQGEGDIKEDDKGGKNSLEVKKGTRVQLIRLTDNPKGKWLVKLAVTGLVGYVESSNVEVDNNLIKSKVRDYHCLEVSCFLYDFHLAWEYVYIVIAFCLCSAGW; the protein is encoded by the exons GATGTAAATAAAGCAAGACCTGGGACTTTCTCAAAGCCAAGATCAGCCCTTCAGGAAGATAAAAACTTGGGAGGGAATGTAGGCAGATCACAACCAGGAAATACAATTAGTAGCTGTGATGTCACACCAACAACCCAACGTGCAAATGCAAGAGAGTCTTCATCAACGAGCTTTACCAGCAAGAGAAACAGTAAATTAAACATTCCTGCTGCATTTTTGGCAGACAAGCAAGAACCAGCCATGAATAGGCCGCCAGTAGTTCCGAAGAAAATTGTGTCAACTCCTGTGGAGGAGAACAAACCGGGGATGACTCCTAAGCCGGCATTAAAACCCAAAGTTCCTATGGATAAGGAATCAAGTGTAGCTACAATACTCAGGACCATCAATAATGCGCAGAGTAATCGGTCACATGAAAACGGTGATATTTCAAACACGGAAAGTGAAACAGTGAAAAAGCCTATAAATCCATTTCTAGCATTAGACAGAGAAAAGAAAGTGGAAAGTTCAACTAATAAACCTGTTACTCCTGTAAAACCATTGGGTAGGTCAGATTCGGATAAACCAGTTCCACCATGGAAAATGCCAAAACCTGCAGAATCAGACAAGCCTACACCACCTTGGAAGGTCCCTAAACCAGACACAGACTCAGAAAAACCGGTGCCTCATGCATGGAAAGCCAGAGCTTCTCAAGAACAGAGCTCTGAAAACAAGAGTGAAAATGTTCCACCATGGAAAGCAAAAAAATTCCCAGTGGACACCAACAATGTGTCGGAAGAAAAACCTGTGCCATTGTGGAAGCAGAAAAACCTCCAAAACAAGCCGGAGACATTAAATAAACCAGAGGCAAATAAATCTGATTCTCCCCCCACTCCATCTTGGAAAGCAAACACAGAGCCTTTAGCAAAAGATGGCAACAAGCAACCACcaagtaaattaaaaagtcCATTCCTAGCGGACAAATCGGAGCTTAATGCGGTTATAGGTAGATTGAACAGAACAAGTAGTGCATCATCAGATGAACCACCCCCTGTGCTTCggaatttaaaacagaaaaagtcAATCAAGCGGAAATCTTTAACTAGAACTTTTGATCAGAAGAAGTTTTACGCAGTAGACATACAGACTGTGGAGACGGATAACAATCCGCCTCCGAAACCTGCCAAGATGTTCGGTGCTGTAAACATTGACATCATTGTGGAGAGGTACAAGGCTCGACTTGCTCCTTCATCAG GAGTGAAAACAGAGCCCTCTCCTGAGGCTGAGGTGGAGGAAGAGCTTGAGGTGGATGAACTTTACGAGGAGCTTCCGGAGGAGCCAGTGGCAGTGAGGAGAAGGTCCGAGGGACAGAATAATTCTAGAGCCTCAAAGGCAGTTTCTCTTAT ACCAGAAATGGCGTCTGATGAAGAAGAGGAGGAGTATGATGATACGGCCATTGTTGTAGCCACCCCTCAAGCTAGTCTTCCTCCACCCCCTCCAAAAGACCTCCCCCCACTCCCTGGAATCCCTTCAAGGGCCAGGCCACCACCCCCACTGATACCCACACCATCAGATGCAAACG atgaccttgatCAGGAGGAGTATGCAGATGCTGAGGCCGGGGGAATA GAAGAAGAGGGTTTAGAACAGGATGATGTGTACGAACCACTAGATGAAATTCAAGA GGAGTTGAATAAAAAGGAggaagaagaaagaaaaaaacaacaagatGAAAAGAAGGCTGAGAAAGAAAGGAAAGAGAGGGAAGAAAGGGAAAAGAAAGAGGAGCAG aaaagGTTGAAAGCTGAAAAGAAACGACAAGAAGAGGAAAAGAAACGACAAGAGAAGGAGATGAAAGCTTTAAAGAAAAAGTTCAAT ATTCAACCCTCCGACCTTGACTCACCTCAAGGTGAAGGTGATATCAAGGAAGACGACAAGGGAGGTAAAAACAGTCTAGAAGTCAAAAAGGGCACAAGAGTTCAGTTAATCCGTTTAACTGATAATCCAAAGGGGAAATGGCTGGTGAAATTAGCAGTTACTGGATTGG TTGGATATGTAGAGTCCAGCAATGTAGAAGTGGACAATAATCTCATTAAATCG AAGGTAAGAGATTATCACTGCTTAGAGGTGTCGTGTTTTCTTTATGACTTCCATCTTGCATGGGAATACGTGTATATTGTCATAGCTTTCTGCTTATGTAGTGCTGGGTGGTAG
- the LOC128164860 gene encoding FYN-binding protein 1-like isoform X8: protein MNRPPVVPKKIVSTPVEENKPGMTPKPALKPKVPMDKESSVATILRTINNAQSNRSHENGDISNTESETVKKPINPFLALDREKKVESSTNKPVTPVKPLGRSDSDKPVPPWKMPKPAESDKPTPPWKVPKPDTDSEKPVPHAWKARASQEQSSENKSENVPPWKAKKFPVDTNNVSEEKPVPLWKQKNLQNKPETLNKPEANKSDSPPTPSWKANTEPLAKDGNKQPPSKLKSPFLADKSELNAVIGRLNRTSSASSDEPPPVLRNLKQKKSIKRKSLTRTFDQKKFYAVDIQTVETDNNPPPKPAKMFGAVNIDIIVERYKARLAPSSGVKTEPSPEAEVEEELEVDELYEELPEEPVAVRRRSEGQNNSRASKAVSLIPEMASDEEEEEYDDTAIVVATPQASLPPPPPKDLPPLPGIPSRARPPPPLIPTPSDANDDLDQEEYADAEAGGIEEEGLEQDDVYEPLDEIQEELNKKEEEERKKQQDEKKAEKERKEREEREKKEEQKRLKAEKKRQEEEKKRQEKEMKALKKKFNIQPSDLDSPQGEGDIKEDDKGGKNSLEVKKGTRVQLIRLTDNPKGKWLVKLAVTGLVGYVESSNVEVDNNLIKSVMAGDYMNSLPPPPPEFLVDDQEEYADAEIGAEEEDDTGSYKRCPDMAICKSSINSLFGITTKL from the exons ATGAATAGGCCGCCAGTAGTTCCGAAGAAAATTGTGTCAACTCCTGTGGAGGAGAACAAACCGGGGATGACTCCTAAGCCGGCATTAAAACCCAAAGTTCCTATGGATAAGGAATCAAGTGTAGCTACAATACTCAGGACCATCAATAATGCGCAGAGTAATCGGTCACATGAAAACGGTGATATTTCAAACACGGAAAGTGAAACAGTGAAAAAGCCTATAAATCCATTTCTAGCATTAGACAGAGAAAAGAAAGTGGAAAGTTCAACTAATAAACCTGTTACTCCTGTAAAACCATTGGGTAGGTCAGATTCGGATAAACCAGTTCCACCATGGAAAATGCCAAAACCTGCAGAATCAGACAAGCCTACACCACCTTGGAAGGTCCCTAAACCAGACACAGACTCAGAAAAACCGGTGCCTCATGCATGGAAAGCCAGAGCTTCTCAAGAACAGAGCTCTGAAAACAAGAGTGAAAATGTTCCACCATGGAAAGCAAAAAAATTCCCAGTGGACACCAACAATGTGTCGGAAGAAAAACCTGTGCCATTGTGGAAGCAGAAAAACCTCCAAAACAAGCCGGAGACATTAAATAAACCAGAGGCAAATAAATCTGATTCTCCCCCCACTCCATCTTGGAAAGCAAACACAGAGCCTTTAGCAAAAGATGGCAACAAGCAACCACcaagtaaattaaaaagtcCATTCCTAGCGGACAAATCGGAGCTTAATGCGGTTATAGGTAGATTGAACAGAACAAGTAGTGCATCATCAGATGAACCACCCCCTGTGCTTCggaatttaaaacagaaaaagtcAATCAAGCGGAAATCTTTAACTAGAACTTTTGATCAGAAGAAGTTTTACGCAGTAGACATACAGACTGTGGAGACGGATAACAATCCGCCTCCGAAACCTGCCAAGATGTTCGGTGCTGTAAACATTGACATCATTGTGGAGAGGTACAAGGCTCGACTTGCTCCTTCATCAG GAGTGAAAACAGAGCCCTCTCCTGAGGCTGAGGTGGAGGAAGAGCTTGAGGTGGATGAACTTTACGAGGAGCTTCCGGAGGAGCCAGTGGCAGTGAGGAGAAGGTCCGAGGGACAGAATAATTCTAGAGCCTCAAAGGCAGTTTCTCTTAT ACCAGAAATGGCGTCTGATGAAGAAGAGGAGGAGTATGATGATACGGCCATTGTTGTAGCCACCCCTCAAGCTAGTCTTCCTCCACCCCCTCCAAAAGACCTCCCCCCACTCCCTGGAATCCCTTCAAGGGCCAGGCCACCACCCCCACTGATACCCACACCATCAGATGCAAACG atgaccttgatCAGGAGGAGTATGCAGATGCTGAGGCCGGGGGAATA GAAGAAGAGGGTTTAGAACAGGATGATGTGTACGAACCACTAGATGAAATTCAAGA GGAGTTGAATAAAAAGGAggaagaagaaagaaaaaaacaacaagatGAAAAGAAGGCTGAGAAAGAAAGGAAAGAGAGGGAAGAAAGGGAAAAGAAAGAGGAGCAG aaaagGTTGAAAGCTGAAAAGAAACGACAAGAAGAGGAAAAGAAACGACAAGAGAAGGAGATGAAAGCTTTAAAGAAAAAGTTCAAT ATTCAACCCTCCGACCTTGACTCACCTCAAGGTGAAGGTGATATCAAGGAAGACGACAAGGGAGGTAAAAACAGTCTAGAAGTCAAAAAGGGCACAAGAGTTCAGTTAATCCGTTTAACTGATAATCCAAAGGGGAAATGGCTGGTGAAATTAGCAGTTACTGGATTGG TTGGATATGTAGAGTCCAGCAATGTAGAAGTGGACAATAATCTCATTAAATCG GTAATGGCGGGTGATTACATGAATAGTCTACCTCCCCCACCTCCAGA GTTTCTAGTGGATGACCAGGAAGAGTATGCTGATGCTGAGATTGGTGCCGAGGAAGAAGATG ATACAGGTAGTTACAAGCGATGTCCAGATATGGCCATTTGCAAAAGTTCAATCAACAGCTTGTTTGGAATTACCACCAAGCTGTAA
- the LOC128164860 gene encoding FYN-binding protein 1-like isoform X1 translates to MDVNKARPGTFSKPRSALQEDKNLGGNVGRSQPGNTISSCDVTPTTQRANARESSSTSFTSKRNSKLNIPAAFLADKQEPAMNRPPVVPKKIVSTPVEENKPGMTPKPALKPKVPMDKESSVATILRTINNAQSNRSHENGDISNTESETVKKPINPFLALDREKKVESSTNKPVTPVKPLGRSDSDKPVPPWKMPKPAESDKPTPPWKVPKPDTDSEKPVPHAWKARASQEQSSENKSENVPPWKAKKFPVDTNNVSEEKPVPLWKQKNLQNKPETLNKPEANKSDSPPTPSWKANTEPLAKDGNKQPPSKLKSPFLADKSELNAVIGRLNRTSSASSDEPPPVLRNLKQKKSIKRKSLTRTFDQKKFYAVDIQTVETDNNPPPKPAKMFGAVNIDIIVERYKARLAPSSGVKTEPSPEAEVEEELEVDELYEELPEEPVAVRRRSEGQNNSRASKAVSLIPEMASDEEEEEYDDTAIVVATPQASLPPPPPKDLPPLPGIPSRARPPPPLIPTPSDANDDLDQEEYADAEAGGIEEEGLEQDDVYEPLDEIQEELNKKEEEERKKQQDEKKAEKERKEREEREKKEEQKRLKAEKKRQEEEKKRQEKEMKALKKKFNIQPSDLDSPQGEGDIKEDDKGGKNSLEVKKGTRVQLIRLTDNPKGKWLVKLAVTGLVGYVESSNVEVDNNLIKSVMAGDYMNSLPPPPPEFLVDDQEEYADAEIGAEEEDDTGSYKRCPDMAICKSSINSLFGITTKL, encoded by the exons GATGTAAATAAAGCAAGACCTGGGACTTTCTCAAAGCCAAGATCAGCCCTTCAGGAAGATAAAAACTTGGGAGGGAATGTAGGCAGATCACAACCAGGAAATACAATTAGTAGCTGTGATGTCACACCAACAACCCAACGTGCAAATGCAAGAGAGTCTTCATCAACGAGCTTTACCAGCAAGAGAAACAGTAAATTAAACATTCCTGCTGCATTTTTGGCAGACAAGCAAGAACCAGCCATGAATAGGCCGCCAGTAGTTCCGAAGAAAATTGTGTCAACTCCTGTGGAGGAGAACAAACCGGGGATGACTCCTAAGCCGGCATTAAAACCCAAAGTTCCTATGGATAAGGAATCAAGTGTAGCTACAATACTCAGGACCATCAATAATGCGCAGAGTAATCGGTCACATGAAAACGGTGATATTTCAAACACGGAAAGTGAAACAGTGAAAAAGCCTATAAATCCATTTCTAGCATTAGACAGAGAAAAGAAAGTGGAAAGTTCAACTAATAAACCTGTTACTCCTGTAAAACCATTGGGTAGGTCAGATTCGGATAAACCAGTTCCACCATGGAAAATGCCAAAACCTGCAGAATCAGACAAGCCTACACCACCTTGGAAGGTCCCTAAACCAGACACAGACTCAGAAAAACCGGTGCCTCATGCATGGAAAGCCAGAGCTTCTCAAGAACAGAGCTCTGAAAACAAGAGTGAAAATGTTCCACCATGGAAAGCAAAAAAATTCCCAGTGGACACCAACAATGTGTCGGAAGAAAAACCTGTGCCATTGTGGAAGCAGAAAAACCTCCAAAACAAGCCGGAGACATTAAATAAACCAGAGGCAAATAAATCTGATTCTCCCCCCACTCCATCTTGGAAAGCAAACACAGAGCCTTTAGCAAAAGATGGCAACAAGCAACCACcaagtaaattaaaaagtcCATTCCTAGCGGACAAATCGGAGCTTAATGCGGTTATAGGTAGATTGAACAGAACAAGTAGTGCATCATCAGATGAACCACCCCCTGTGCTTCggaatttaaaacagaaaaagtcAATCAAGCGGAAATCTTTAACTAGAACTTTTGATCAGAAGAAGTTTTACGCAGTAGACATACAGACTGTGGAGACGGATAACAATCCGCCTCCGAAACCTGCCAAGATGTTCGGTGCTGTAAACATTGACATCATTGTGGAGAGGTACAAGGCTCGACTTGCTCCTTCATCAG GAGTGAAAACAGAGCCCTCTCCTGAGGCTGAGGTGGAGGAAGAGCTTGAGGTGGATGAACTTTACGAGGAGCTTCCGGAGGAGCCAGTGGCAGTGAGGAGAAGGTCCGAGGGACAGAATAATTCTAGAGCCTCAAAGGCAGTTTCTCTTAT ACCAGAAATGGCGTCTGATGAAGAAGAGGAGGAGTATGATGATACGGCCATTGTTGTAGCCACCCCTCAAGCTAGTCTTCCTCCACCCCCTCCAAAAGACCTCCCCCCACTCCCTGGAATCCCTTCAAGGGCCAGGCCACCACCCCCACTGATACCCACACCATCAGATGCAAACG atgaccttgatCAGGAGGAGTATGCAGATGCTGAGGCCGGGGGAATA GAAGAAGAGGGTTTAGAACAGGATGATGTGTACGAACCACTAGATGAAATTCAAGA GGAGTTGAATAAAAAGGAggaagaagaaagaaaaaaacaacaagatGAAAAGAAGGCTGAGAAAGAAAGGAAAGAGAGGGAAGAAAGGGAAAAGAAAGAGGAGCAG aaaagGTTGAAAGCTGAAAAGAAACGACAAGAAGAGGAAAAGAAACGACAAGAGAAGGAGATGAAAGCTTTAAAGAAAAAGTTCAAT ATTCAACCCTCCGACCTTGACTCACCTCAAGGTGAAGGTGATATCAAGGAAGACGACAAGGGAGGTAAAAACAGTCTAGAAGTCAAAAAGGGCACAAGAGTTCAGTTAATCCGTTTAACTGATAATCCAAAGGGGAAATGGCTGGTGAAATTAGCAGTTACTGGATTGG TTGGATATGTAGAGTCCAGCAATGTAGAAGTGGACAATAATCTCATTAAATCG GTAATGGCGGGTGATTACATGAATAGTCTACCTCCCCCACCTCCAGA GTTTCTAGTGGATGACCAGGAAGAGTATGCTGATGCTGAGATTGGTGCCGAGGAAGAAGATG ATACAGGTAGTTACAAGCGATGTCCAGATATGGCCATTTGCAAAAGTTCAATCAACAGCTTGTTTGGAATTACCACCAAGCTGTAA